The stretch of DNA CGAAAAATTCTGAGATAATTAAAAATTCTAACCATAGTAACGGAAAATATCTTTTATTATAATCACATTTTGTATAATTGAGTTTAGAAATATATCCAATTTCATAAAATAATAAAGCCTCCCATTTAGGAGGCTTTTAAGTTTATATTTCAGCTAAGAATTTTAACGTATCAATATTATCGGCATAATCCGTTAAGGTTGGTGTTTGCGTTTTTCCAAATTCCACATAGTTTGGATTATCTTTCATATCGTGTCCAACTACACATTGGATTTGATCTTGGTTTTCGTTTAAGAAAGATTTTACTTGATCTAAATCCTCATAAATTTCATAATTTACGACAGCAATTGGTGAATGTAAATTTTGATCTTTCTTTAATAAAACAAAGTTGTTATCTAAGAAATCATCTTTTCCTAATAAGTAAATCGCACGATTGTAATCATAATTGTTTGCGTATTTCGGGTGATTAATCACAATATTTCCCCAGTCCATTATATTTTCAAAAAACGTTGGGATTTGTTCTTCTGATTTAAAGTAAATCTTTGTGATGTTACGGCAACCTAATCCATAATAGCGGAAAATATCATCACCTAAAGCTTTAAAATCTTCTAACGTTTCTGTTCCATTTAATACAGCAACAGAGGTTCTATTTTTACGAATGATGTTCGGAACTTTCGAAAAGTATTGTTCAAAATAACGAGCAGTATTGTTGCTACCAGTAGCAATTACGGCGTCAAATCCTTCTAAACGTTCAACAGTTTGAATAATCGTTTGGAATTCTTCATCTATACCTTGTAAAAATTGAATCACAAAAGCCATTAATTTATCATCCTTCGATGAGGTTTTGATTAAGGCATTGTGTCCAGCCAATATAACCGATAACAAATCATGAAATCCAACCAACGGTAGATTTCCTGCCATAATAATCCCTACATTTTTAGGTGTAGTAGCCATGGGATAATCTTTTACCCATTCGGCTAAATTCGATGTGGTTAATGCTTCTGCCCAATTGTCCAAAGCAAAAAATACATTTTCTTTTGTAAACCAATTGTTGTATGCTTCAGCATCGCTAATGGCATAACCAATCGTTTCGTCTAACGATTCAAATTTAGTTTTTAAGGCTTCGCATGTAGGAAGCGTCTTATTTGTAATATATTTAAATAGTTGTGCTAATTGGTTAAATGCTGAAATCCTTTGATTGATTGTCATAATACTTAAAAAATAAAATGTAATTTTGTAGCTACAAATGTAGGAATTTAAAAACAGATACAATGGCTATTATTATAACTGATGAATGTATAAATTGTGGAGCTTGTGAACCAGAATGTCCAAACAACGCAATTTATGAAGCTGCTGTGGATTGGAAATATTCTGAGGGAACTTCTCTTTCAGGAACTATCGTAAATATCGACGGAAAAGAATTTGATGCCGATGCTGTACAAGATCCTGTAAGTGATGAAGTATACTACATCGTTCCTGATAAGTGTACAGAATGTAAAGGTTTCCATGAAGAACCTCAATGTGCTGCAGTTTGTCCAGTGGATTGTTGTATTCCAGATGATAATCATGTGGAAAGTGAAGAACGTTTATTATCAAAGAAAGCTTTCTTACACGCAGAATAATCTTATTTTAAACACATAAAAAAATCCCTTTTGATTTCAGTCAAATAGGGATTTTTTATTTTATAAGATAAATCCAAAGATGTAAAGGATTAATCCTGTGACCATTAAAATATCACATCTTCCACCAAATAAACTAGGAGGTAAATTGAATATACTTATTCTTTTGACTTATTCATATAGGCTTGGATAAATTCATTGGTGAATTCTTCCATTTCTAAATCTTTTGGAGCTTCCTTTCCATTAAATAATAACACAGAAAAAGGCTTTTCAACTAAATTGACATCGTGTAATTGCCCATCACTTGTCGTAAACGTTATGATTTCATTGGCTAGTCGATCAATGGTTTCAATTTTATTTTCTTCCAGAATAAGATTAGCTTCATTGATGAAATGTGCTCCATCGCCATGAAATATTTGATAATCCTCACCGAACTCTTTTTTGGCTTCTTCCAATTGTTCGTTTGTTGGAACCACTAAAATAGCCATGGGACGATTCACGACGAAGTTTTTACCGACGGTAATCTCTCCTTCCGCATTTTCATGAATTTTAGCTTCATTTTTAGGTTGTTCACAACTTGTGAATAATGCCAATACGGATAGTATTAAGATGTACTTTTTCATATTTTGTGTTTTGTACTTCTAAAATAAGGGATTTATGACCAATAAAAAAGTCCGATATCAATCGGACTTAAAATTTATTTACTGAATTTTTTTCTTCGAATAAAGTAACCTAATCCGCCCAAAAGGGCGATGATTCCAATTGGAACAATTAAGTTCAGCTGTTGCCAATATTGTTTATCAGATAATACTTTAGTTTCATTTAATAAAGGAATTTCCGATTTACGATTACGTAAGGCTAAGAAATCTTCATCACCCAATAAATAATCCATGGCATTTAATACAAATGTTTGATTCGCATAGGTTGTAGGACGAGAATTTGGATTATCAGGTCGTACAGAATATTTATCTTCTCCCAAACGCATCGGCATTCCTCGCCACAGGTGATTTTTTAAAACATCACCATCCGAGATAACGATCATTTTACCATTGGTTGATTGAGCCTTGAAATTTGGAATCTCTTGTCGTTCGAATCGAGAGGCATAAGCCGATTTAAAGTTCCCTTCCAATAACACAGCCATTGGAATTTTTCCCATCACAAATTCATCTACATTCTCTACATCAACTTCATCCAACGAAATATAATTTAATGCAGGTTTCATTGAGGTTTGTGGAGACGAACTTAATAAGACAGTTTGTTTAATGTTTGGATTTTCTAAAAGTTCAATAGGATTCGCAAAATTAAAAATAACTGGATCAATACTCGCGGTAATAGGATTAGGATCACCTGCTAAACCTAACTCAAAGTAAGGCCAAGTGTAGTAATTGTAACTTACATTTCCAGCCGTTTCACCATCTGCTAAAACGATTTTCCCTCCATTTAAGTCTTTGATAATGGTATTGTGTAATCGAACCCCATAATTGAATAAGAATTCATTAATTTTTAGATCACGTGGGAAAGCAACAATTTTACCTGATCGAAAAATTGAATCCATTTCAGCATCAACAGTCTCAACAGCAAAAAGCATTTTTCCTCCATTCATGATGTATTGATCTAATACCATTTTATCTTTTTCTGAAAATGGTAAAGTAGGTTTTGCAACAATCAATCCATCAAATCGTTTCAGACTATCAATATCTTCATAGTCAAAACTAAATTTTTTATTGGCAATTGGATTTAAGTATATCTCAACATCGTATTTTTCTGATAGCGCACGACCTAATCCATCGATATTTTGCTGTGGTAATTCATCATGATGAACAATAAATCCAATTTTCTTACGATTGGTATTGGTAATTTTCTGAATCTTTTCAGCAAATAGATATTCTAACTTTTCAGTCGAAGCCACGGCTAATTCCTCGAAAGGAGTAGACGGGTCATTGACTAACGTTTCCATCCACATTACTTTATCACCATAAGAAAGACGAGCGTAGGGATAAACATTAAGTACACCTTTATCTGTTTTTATAGGTATTGCAACTATCCCTGCTTCTTCCATTTCTGAAGTATTCATTTCCAATGGATCAACGAAACGGTATTTTACTTTTGGATTTTTCTCTTTTAATTCTTCTAATAAAAACTGAATTTCATTTTTAAGAATACGATAATTACCTGTTAATTCGCCACCTAAAAGAATATCAATTTGTAATTCTTTATCGATATTTTCTAATAACAGATTTGAAGTTTCTGTTAAAGTATAGCGTTTATCTTGTGTAAGGTCAAAACGTTTATAAGCAAATTGGCTGATAATCAAAACAGCGATTAAAAGCCCAAAAACAACGAATGATTTTTTTTCAATTGCTTTCATTCAATTATTTTTTAAGGTGTAGGTTAATAATAGTTGCTTGAAGTAATAAAGCAATAATCACGACAAAATAGGCTAAATCTCTCGTGTCTAATATTCCTTTTAAAAATTGTTGGTAGTGGGAATAACTTCCTATTTTTTGTACATAGTAATCAGCAGATCCTAATAAGTTATAAGATGCTAATCCTTCAAATCCATAATAGCTAATAAAACAGATGAATACAGCAAAAACATAGGCCATCACCTGATTTTTAGAAAGGCTAGAAGTCAAAATTCCTATTGCTGAAAATAAACTTCCCAATAGAAACAATCCCAAATAACCATTATAAATCGTTCCATAATCCAACGATTGATCAGAAATGATAAAGTTTTCTAATGTCAAAGTAAATAAGAACGTTCCCAATAAACAGAAAATAACAATGCTTAGAACAGCAAAGAATTTCCCCCATACAATTTGGTTAATTTTTATAGGTAGTGTAAATAACCATAATAAAGTACCATTGTTTTGCTCTTCAGCAATCATCTTCATGGTTAGCGCGGGTATCATAAACATAAAGATCCAAGGTGCGATAAAGAAGAAACTACTTAATGAAGCGTTTCCAGTATTGAATACGTTAAACTGGTTATCGAAGAACCAAAGAAATAATGTAGAAATGAAAATGAATGCAAATGCAGCCAAATACGCTGTAAATCCTAAAAAGAACTGATTAAATTCTTTTTTGAAGATGGTCCACATGTTAGTTTTTATTGTTACGGTTAATAATCTTTACAATTGCCATAATGATAAATCCAACTAAAAAGAAGCTGATTACCGCCCATGGCCAATGTTGTACAAAACCTCCTTTTTGGATAACTGCAAACACAACAGCAAATAAAATAATCGTTGCTACTTCATTCATCATGCGAAGACGAACGGATGTATATTTATGAATATCTTTTTTCTGTTCTTGGATGGTTTTCCAGCACCAAAAGTGGTAGGCAGACAATAAAACGATAACTCCGAGTTTAAATTGCATCCAACCTGCATTTAATAATCCTGGATTTTTAAAAAGCATGTTAGCCCCCATAATTACCATAATGGAAAATGCAGGCACAGTAATCACATTCCAAAGACGTGATTTCATAAATTTATACTGTTCAGCTAAAATAGACTTTTTTGGTTCTTCCATCGATTGGGTGTCATTATGATAAATCATTAATCGGACGATATAAAATAATCCTGCAAAATAACTTACCACGAAAATCACGTGTATCGCTTTATATATAAGATAATTATAACCCATATAATTCTATCTATCGTTAGAAATTCGATTGGTTATCGAATTCAATTGTAATTGTATCTCCTTTTTTTAATCCCATTAATTGATTTGCTCCACCCGTAAGTTCAGGATTACTTTTATACAACGTGACTTCTAGGAAATCCGCTGAATTGAACAGACATAATGTTCTACCCATTGCTTGGAATTCTTTCGAGAAATCCTGAACAACGTCATTGTAATGATTGTAGATGATATCAATGTCTGTAATCGAAAAGTCTTTTTGTCTTAAAATGATCTTGAATGCTCTATCATTCGATACTTCATTAAAATATCGACGTGTAATATTCGTAATCACATTTCCAAAATGATCGATGTAAATCACATTCCCTACTAAGAATTTATCATCACGATAAATTGGTTTTAATTCATTCAGTTGTTTAAATTCGTTTCGTTTAAACCCAAGTAAAGATGGTAATCCACCACGTGCTAAATGGCACGCTACAGGAACAAAACAATTCTTTACAGGGAACAAACTATCGATTCCTTCCGGATGTACCGTTATTTCATAAACTTCCTCATGAATCTCCGTTTGGCAAATCAAAGATAATATTCCATTATCTCCACAAATAAAATAGTGTCCATTGATATGAGCACAAATAGGTTTTTGGTCTGGTGTTGTCAATGAGTTGACACCAATAATGTGTATCGTTCCTTTCGGAAACTCATTGTATGAATTACGAATAATATACGCCGCTTCTGATAAGTCGTAAGGACTTACCTGATGCGAAATATCTACAATAGTAACGTCCGACAATTCTTTAAGAATTGCACCCTTAATACTCGAAACAAAATAGTCTTTGGTACCAAAATCGGTAGTTAACGTAATAATTGCCATTATTCTTTTAATACTTAGCAAATATATTGTTTATTTTTGTGTTAGTGAACCAAAACAATAGCACATTTGACTGAAATTAATATAGAACTAAATGAAATAAATGCACAAGACTTCTATGGTCCTAATAATGAGCATTTAAAGCGTATTAAAGAATACTATCCTAAACTAAAAATTATTGGGAGAGGGAAGGTTTTGACGGTGTTTGGAAACGAAGATCAATTGCAGATTTTCGAACAAAAAATAGCAAAAATTATTCAGCATATTCAAAAATATAATCGTTTGAACAATAGAGATCTTGAAATTATTATGATGGAAGATCAATTGGAAATGCTTCAAATGAAAAAAGAAGATGAAATTATTGTTCATGGAGTGAATGGGAAGTTAATAAAGCCTCAAACTCCGGGACATAAGAAACTCGTCGAAAAAGTGTATGCGAAAGATATGACATTTGCGATTGGTCCTGCTGGAACCGGAAAAACCTATATGAGTGTAGCTTTAGCTGTTCAAGCATTAAAAAATAAGGAAGTTCGTCGAATTATCTTGACTCGTCCAGCTGTAGAAGCAGGTGAAAGTTTAGGATTTTTACCAGGGGATATGAAAGATAAATTGGACCCATATTTACAACCTCTATATGATGCATTAAAAGATATGATTCATTTCGAAAAATTAGATGGTCATTTGGAGCGTGGAGTAATTGAAGTAGCGCCTTTAGCTTTTATGCGTGGACGAACGTTGGATGATGCTTTTGTGATCTTAGACGAAGCCCAAAATACAACATATGCTCAAATGAAAATGTTCTTAACGCGTATGGGGAAAAACTCGAAGTTTATTATTACGGGTGATCCGAATCAGGTTGATTTACCGCCACGTCAAAAATCAGGTCTACGAGAAGCTTTGCATATATTAAAAGATGTAAAAGATATTGGATTTATCTTTTTGGATGATCGTGATGTGGTTCGTCACCAATTGGTGAGGGATATTTTAAAAGCTTACAAAGTTTCCGAAGATAAAGAAAGAGAAGAAATCGACATCAATGATGTTAAAAAATAAAAAGAAAGCAAGGTGTTAAGCCTTGCTTTTTTAGTTTCGGTCCAAGCTTCGGTATTGGATGGCCTCCCCAATATGTTTCGATAAAATTGGCTCTGATTCATCTAAGTCAGCAATTGTACGTGCCACTCTCAATATTCGATCGTATGCTCGTGCCGAAAGATTTAATCGGTCCATTGCAGTCTTAATTAATTTTTTACTCCCTTCATCCAATACACAATAACGATCCAATTCCTTAGGTCCCATTTGAGAATTATAATGAATGGTTTGATTTTCGAAACGTTGGGTTTGTTTAGCTCTTGCTTGGATAACCCTTGCGCGAATGACATCACTTTTTTCTCCATTTCGACTTTGAGATAAATCATCAAAAGGTACTGGAGTAACTTCGATATGTAAATCAATGCGGTCCAATAAAGGACCAGAAATTTTATTCATGTAACGTTGCATTTCGGCTAATGTGGATGTATTTTGTGGGTCATCTGGGAAGAATCCACTTGGACTTGGATTCATAGAAGCAACAAGCATAAAACTTGAGGGATAAGTAACCGTAAACTTCGCTCTTGATATGGTTACTTCTCGATCTTCCAAAGGTTGACGCATGACCTCTAAAACGGAACGTTTAAATTCAGGTAATTCATCTAAAAATAATACACCATTATGCGATAACGAAATTTCTCCTGGTTGTGGATATGAACCACCTCCCACCAAAGCAACATCTGATATGGTATGATGGGGTGATATAAATGGGCGTTGTAAAACAAGAGACTTCGAACCTAATTTACCTGCGACGCTATGAATCTTTGTGGTTTCAAGTGCTTCATCAATGGTCATCGGTGGTAAAATGGTCGAAATTCTTTTCGCTAACATTGTTTTCCCACTTCCCGGTGGACCTATTAATATAATATTATGTCCACCAGCAGCAGCAATCTCCATGGCGCGTTTCACATTTTCTTGCCCTTTTACATCCGAAAAACAATATTTGTATTGATTTAGTTCATTTAAATGATGATGTGTCAAATCAAAATGATGAGGTTCTAATTCGATGTCGTGATTTAAAAATTGAATCACTTGCAAGATATTAGTTACTCCATAAACTTCGATACCTTGTACTACGGCTGCTTCATCCGCATTTTGTTTTGGTAGAATGATTCTTTTAAATCCTTGATTTTTGGCTTCAATTGTAATAGGTAATGCTCCTTTGATTGGTCGCAATGATCCATCTAAAGAAAGTTCACCCATCATGACATATTCTTCCAATTGATCATTATGAATCTGTTCAGAGGCGGATAAAATTCCAATCGCAATGGTTAAGTCATAAGCAGAACCTTCTTTTTGTAAATCGGCAGGCGCCATGTTTATGGTAATTTTTTTTCCAGGAATTTTGAATCCTTGATTCTTGAGCGCGGATTGGATGCGAAAATTACTTTCTTTAATCGCTGAATCGGGTAGTCCGACCAGATGATATCCAACGCCTTGATCAATATTTACTTCGACCGTGATGGTCTGAGCTGAAACTCCAAAAATTGCACTTCCGTAAATTTTCTTCAACATAACAACTATTTTTTATAAATTTACTTCCTTTTTCTAGTTAATAAAAGCTCAAAAAGGATTTAAATGTTTAATTATAAACAGAATAGCGAAGAAGTCTATTCAAAATCTATATGAAGAAAGAAAAAATAAGTTTCGAATACGAAGTATTTGACTCAATCCACGATTTATCAGAGGAAAATAAAGTCTTAGTATCGAAAGCCAATCATATCTCAAAATCGGCTTACGCCCCTTATTCAAAATTCCATGTTGGAGCTGCTGTAGAATTGGAAGATGGACAAGTCTTTGTCAGTAGCAATCAAGAAAATGCATCCTACCCTGTAGGAACATGTGCAGAACGTGGACTATTAGCATATGTCAATGCCAATTTCCCTAATATTAAAGTAAAAAAACTAGCGGTTTCTACCATTAATATTAACGTTCCTTTACCTCCTTGCGGGATGTGCCGTCAATACATTCTTGAAATTGAAAAGAAGCAAAACGATAATATAGCGTTGTTTTTATCCGGAAACGAAGGGCAAGTAATTAAAGTAGATGCTGCTAAAGATTTGCTACCGCTCAATTTTACGGAAGATTTTTTAGACTAGCAATTTTGCACACTTATAAAGTTTAGTTTATTTTTGTTCGAACGAATTGTGCAATTATGGAAAAATTAACGCAAGAACAATACCTACAATGGTATCGAGATATGAACTTTTGGCGTCGCTTCGAAGACAAGTGCCGTTCATTGTATTTAAAACAAAAGATTAGAGGTTTCTTACATTTATATAATGGTCAAGAAGCTTTACCAGCTGGGTTTTTACATGCAATGCAACCAGAAGATCGTGTAATTACAGCTTATCGCTGTCACGTATGGCCAATGGCAATGGGAGTAGATCCTAAACGCATCATGGCTGAGTTATGTGGGAAAGCGACAGGTACTTCTCAAGGTTTAGGAGGTTCGATGCACGTATTTAGTAAAGAACACCACTTCTTCGGTGGACACGGAATTGTCGGTGGACAAATTAACTTAGGTGCAGGTATTGCATTTGGGGATAAATACAACGACAAAAAACATGTAACAATCTGTTTAATGGGAGATGGGGCTACGCGTCAAGGAACATTACACGAAACTTTTAACATGGCAATGAACTGGAAATTACCAGTGGTATTTGTTTGTGAAAACAACCAATACGCTATGGGAACTTCTGTAAAACGTACAGCGAATCACGAAGACATTTGGAAATTAGGTTTAGGATATGATATGCCTTCAATGCCTGTGGATGGAATGGATCCTGTAAAAGTAGCGGAAGCGGCTTACGAAGCGATTGAACGTGCGCGTCGTGGTGATGGACCTACATTCTTAGATATTCGTACGTATCGTTACCGTGGTCATTCGATGTCGGATGCAGAACCATACCGTACGAAAGAAGAAGTTGAATCATTCAAACAAGAAGATCCAATTTTACATGTTGAAAATGAAATTTTATCAAATAACTGGGCAACTCGCGAGCAGTTAGATGTAATTATGGATGAGGTGAAAAGCGCTGTAGAAGAGTGTGTGGAATTTGCAGAAAATTCACCATATCCAGACGCGAATGTGATGTATGACTACATCTATTCTCAAGAAGATTACCCATTTTTAGATAAAGTTGAAAATAACTAATTAAAACCATGGCAGAAATTATTACAATGCCGCGCTTAAGCGATACAATGGAGGAAGGTACTGTTGTAAAGTGGCATAAAAATGTTGGAGATAAAGTTTCAGAAGGGGATATTTTAGCCGAAATCGAAACAGATAAAGCAATTCAAGAATTCGAATCCGAATACGATGGTGTTTTATTATTTCAAGGGGCAAAAGAAAATGAGCCTGCTGCTGTTGATACAATTTTAGCAGTAATCGGAAACGAAGGGGAAGATATTTCAGCGCTTATCAATGGTGAATCGACTCAAGGATCAGAAGTAGAGGTAAAACAAGAAACGCCTGTAGTTTCAGAACAACCTGCTTCTGCACCTGCAGAAATTCCATCTAATGTAAATGTAGTCACAATGCCTCGTCTTTCAGATACAATGGAAGAAGGGACAGTGGTTGTTTGGCATAAAAATGTTGGAGATAAAATTTCAGAAGGTGATATTTTAGCCGAAATTGAAACGGATAAAGCAGTACAAGAATTCGAATCTGAATTTGATGGTGTTTTATTATATCAAGGGGCTAAAGAAAACGAACCTGCACCTGTAGATACAGTATTAGCAATTATAGGTGAAGAAGGAACAGATGTTTCAGCTCTTGTGGCAAATGGAGGTCAAATTCCAGTTCAAGAATCAAAAACTGAAGTGATTGAAGACGAAAAACCAGTAGTGGTGGAGTTAGCTGTCGAGCCAACTCAAACGTCGAATGATCGTATTTTTGCTTCTCCATTAGCAAAGTCAATTGCAAAAGATAAAGGAATTAATTTAGCTGAAGTTAAAGGTTCAGGAGATCAAGGTCGTATCGTGAAGAAAGATGTTGAAAACTTCCAACCAGCTGCTAAAGCAGAAACTCCTAAAGAAACGAAATCAGAAGTAGCTGCTCCAATTGCTGCTGCTCCAGTTCAAGAGTTTATATCAGGAGAGGATAAAGAAATTCCAAATTCTCAAATGAGAAAAGTAATTGCAAAACGATTAGCAGAATCGAAATATTCAGCTCCTCATTATTATTTAAATATTGAGCTGGATATGGATAATGCGATTGAAGCACGTAAGCAATTAAATTCTGTGCCTAATACGAAAGTATCGTTCAATGATATTGTAGTGAAGGCTTGTGCAATGGCATTACGTAAACATCCAGCAATTAATGCTTCTTGGTATGATGATAAAATTGTACAACACGTAAATATTAATATTGGAGTAGCGGTTGCTGTAGAAGATGGATTATTAGTACCGGTTGTTAAAAATACAGACCAAAAAACATTCTCTCAAATTTCAGCAGAAATTAAAGATTATGCAGGTCGCGCAAGAGAGCGTAAATTGAAAGCAGATGAAATGGAAAAATCGACTTTCTCAGTTTCTAACTTAGGAATGTTTGGTATTGAATCATTTACTTCTATTATCAATCAACCAAACTCTTGTATTTTATCTGTTGGTGCAATCATTGAAAAACCTGTCGTGAAAAATGGTCAAATCGTTGTAGGGAACACGATGAAGTTATCTTTAGCATGTGATCACCGTACGGTAGATGGGGCAACAGGTGCACAGTTTTTACAAACATTGAAAATGTACATCGAGAATCCAGTAACTATGTTAGTTTAGGATTTAAGATTTTAACATAATCGATAAAGAGGCTGTCTCAAAAGACAGTCTCTTTTTTTTGTATTTTACCTGATGAATCTAATTTTGTAATTTAATAGTTCAAAATTGAATTAAATAAGCAAAAAATGTAAAAATGATGGTAAAATGAACTTTTTTCAGGTGATTTTCGCCATTTTCTTTAAGTTATGAGCAATAGCAAGTAAGCCGACTTCAATTTCGACTTTATCAACTCCTCTTAACATAAATCGTTTAAAGTTTTTGTTGTGTTTTATTTCGGCAAAAACTGGTTCAACATCGTGACATCTTTGTTTTCTGAGTTTGATACCTCTCACTGTATTGAGAAGTTTATATGCTTTTTCTCTTATTTTAGCCAGTTTGGGATTGCTCTCTGAAGAAGTAATTTGTCCTGATTTTTGATCTTTTCTGAAGTAATTGTATTTTACGTAAGGTTTTATCTTTTTTGATTTAAGCAAGTTATAATTTTCTTCTGAGCCATAGCCCGCATCGGCTACAAGCTCTTTTGGAGTTCTATGGTAATGCTGCTCAAAACCTGCTAAATGAGGTTTTAGAGTTTTTGTATCGGTTGGATTATGGTGAATAGAATAATGTAAAATATACTGTTTATTCGTGGAGATTTGCAGATTATAAGCGGGTTTTAGCTGACCATTTTTCATATGATCTTCTTTCATTCTCATAAATGTAGCATCTGTATCGGTCTTAGAGTAAGAATTTCTTTGTTGTAAAATCTCTTCTTGTTTTTTGTATTTTTCTAAATTCTTAGACCAATTTTTCTTTCCATAATTGAGCTTTTGACGAATCTTTGATGGGATTTTTTTATCTTTCAAAACTTCATTTATCTTATCAATTGTTTGTGTGACTTTTTCAGAATCGATTTCTTTAAATTCAATATTTTCTGTGTTTTGAAGCTCTTCTTTTGCTACACTTTCTGCGTAATTCCATAAGTCTTCTAACTGCTCAGAAATTCTAGCTTTGTGTTTTTTTATCGCTCTTCCCCAAACGAATGTATAGCGATTAGCGTTTGCCTCAATCTTAGTCCCATCAACAAAAGTGGTTGTTAAACTAACGATTCCTTCTTTTTCTAAAAGCAAGACTATTTGAGTGAATATAGATTTCAGTTTACCTTTTAATCGCTCGCTACGAAAGCGATTTATCGTATTATGGTCAGGACGATTCATTCCAGAAAGCCACATAAAATGAATATTTTCTTTCAGTGCTTGTTCTAATTTACGGCTTGAATAAATATTACTTAGGTAGCCATAAATCAACACTTTCAGAAGCATTTTTGGGTGATAAGATGATGTTCCATATGGTTTATAGCTATTAATAAGATTTTTAATTGCTAAACCATCTATTATATTGGAAATAACTCTAACAGGATGCTTTTCTTCTATCAACTCCGATAAATTTGGAGGAAAAAGCAAATTTTCTTTGGGATTGTAATCTTTAAAGACTATTTTCGAACTAGTATACACACAGCAATTTAATAAAATTGCACCAATTGGGAAAGCTTAGGCTTTCCTTTTTTCTTAAAAAAAAGCTGTCTCACTTTTGAGACAGCCTCTTTTTTTTGTTTCAAAAAT from Faecalibacter sp. LW9 encodes:
- a CDS encoding acyl-CoA reductase, with the protein product MTINQRISAFNQLAQLFKYITNKTLPTCEALKTKFESLDETIGYAISDAEAYNNWFTKENVFFALDNWAEALTTSNLAEWVKDYPMATTPKNVGIIMAGNLPLVGFHDLLSVILAGHNALIKTSSKDDKLMAFVIQFLQGIDEEFQTIIQTVERLEGFDAVIATGSNNTARYFEQYFSKVPNIIRKNRTSVAVLNGTETLEDFKALGDDIFRYYGLGCRNITKIYFKSEEQIPTFFENIMDWGNIVINHPKYANNYDYNRAIYLLGKDDFLDNNFVLLKKDQNLHSPIAVVNYEIYEDLDQVKSFLNENQDQIQCVVGHDMKDNPNYVEFGKTQTPTLTDYADNIDTLKFLAEI
- a CDS encoding 4Fe-4S dicluster domain-containing protein, whose product is MAIIITDECINCGACEPECPNNAIYEAAVDWKYSEGTSLSGTIVNIDGKEFDADAVQDPVSDEVYYIVPDKCTECKGFHEEPQCAAVCPVDCCIPDDNHVESEERLLSKKAFLHAE
- the gldG gene encoding gliding motility-associated ABC transporter substrate-binding protein GldG, with the translated sequence MKAIEKKSFVVFGLLIAVLIISQFAYKRFDLTQDKRYTLTETSNLLLENIDKELQIDILLGGELTGNYRILKNEIQFLLEELKEKNPKVKYRFVDPLEMNTSEMEEAGIVAIPIKTDKGVLNVYPYARLSYGDKVMWMETLVNDPSTPFEELAVASTEKLEYLFAEKIQKITNTNRKKIGFIVHHDELPQQNIDGLGRALSEKYDVEIYLNPIANKKFSFDYEDIDSLKRFDGLIVAKPTLPFSEKDKMVLDQYIMNGGKMLFAVETVDAEMDSIFRSGKIVAFPRDLKINEFLFNYGVRLHNTIIKDLNGGKIVLADGETAGNVSYNYYTWPYFELGLAGDPNPITASIDPVIFNFANPIELLENPNIKQTVLLSSSPQTSMKPALNYISLDEVDVENVDEFVMGKIPMAVLLEGNFKSAYASRFERQEIPNFKAQSTNGKMIVISDGDVLKNHLWRGMPMRLGEDKYSVRPDNPNSRPTTYANQTFVLNAMDYLLGDEDFLALRNRKSEIPLLNETKVLSDKQYWQQLNLIVPIGIIALLGGLGYFIRRKKFSK
- a CDS encoding ABC transporter permease, encoding MWTIFKKEFNQFFLGFTAYLAAFAFIFISTLFLWFFDNQFNVFNTGNASLSSFFFIAPWIFMFMIPALTMKMIAEEQNNGTLLWLFTLPIKINQIVWGKFFAVLSIVIFCLLGTFLFTLTLENFIISDQSLDYGTIYNGYLGLFLLGSLFSAIGILTSSLSKNQVMAYVFAVFICFISYYGFEGLASYNLLGSADYYVQKIGSYSHYQQFLKGILDTRDLAYFVVIIALLLQATIINLHLKK
- a CDS encoding CopD family protein, producing the protein MGYNYLIYKAIHVIFVVSYFAGLFYIVRLMIYHNDTQSMEEPKKSILAEQYKFMKSRLWNVITVPAFSIMVIMGANMLFKNPGLLNAGWMQFKLGVIVLLSAYHFWCWKTIQEQKKDIHKYTSVRLRMMNEVATIILFAVVFAVIQKGGFVQHWPWAVISFFLVGFIIMAIVKIINRNNKN
- a CDS encoding SAM-dependent chlorinase/fluorinase is translated as MAIITLTTDFGTKDYFVSSIKGAILKELSDVTIVDISHQVSPYDLSEAAYIIRNSYNEFPKGTIHIIGVNSLTTPDQKPICAHINGHYFICGDNGILSLICQTEIHEEVYEITVHPEGIDSLFPVKNCFVPVACHLARGGLPSLLGFKRNEFKQLNELKPIYRDDKFLVGNVIYIDHFGNVITNITRRYFNEVSNDRAFKIILRQKDFSITDIDIIYNHYNDVVQDFSKEFQAMGRTLCLFNSADFLEVTLYKSNPELTGGANQLMGLKKGDTITIEFDNQSNF
- a CDS encoding PhoH family protein, yielding MTEINIELNEINAQDFYGPNNEHLKRIKEYYPKLKIIGRGKVLTVFGNEDQLQIFEQKIAKIIQHIQKYNRLNNRDLEIIMMEDQLEMLQMKKEDEIIVHGVNGKLIKPQTPGHKKLVEKVYAKDMTFAIGPAGTGKTYMSVALAVQALKNKEVRRIILTRPAVEAGESLGFLPGDMKDKLDPYLQPLYDALKDMIHFEKLDGHLERGVIEVAPLAFMRGRTLDDAFVILDEAQNTTYAQMKMFLTRMGKNSKFIITGDPNQVDLPPRQKSGLREALHILKDVKDIGFIFLDDRDVVRHQLVRDILKAYKVSEDKEREEIDINDVKK